One window of the Triticum dicoccoides isolate Atlit2015 ecotype Zavitan chromosome 3B, WEW_v2.0, whole genome shotgun sequence genome contains the following:
- the LOC119280863 gene encoding RING-H2 finger protein ATL2-like codes for MGAHPDAKDDPRFPCRRRACVHPPIPPNTPPQVPKPNTSRLVDAPSSYATAGKVLFVAAGAFAGVLLALIALHLYNSGRRQRARDRRRLNRSLAIYVGDADEEAPSPRGLDPAVLRALPVVAVAVGAGDCAVCLAEFERGEEARALPRCGHRFHVECIDAWFRGNSTCPLCRAAVEAPDDAVAHPEVRVDVAADDDAAAKGGVPVIIGRHGS; via the coding sequence ATGGGCGCGCACCCCGACGCCAAGGACGACCCGCGGTTCCCATGCCGCCGCCGAGCCTGCGTGCACCCACCAATTCCACCGAACACGCCGCCACAGGTGCCCAAGCCCAACACCAGTCGGCTGGTGGACGCGCCGTCGAGCTACGCCACGGCCGGCAAGGTCCTGTTCGTCGCGGCCGGGGCGTTCGCGGGCGTCCTCCTGGCCCTCATCGCCCTGCACCTCTACAACAGCGGCCGGCGCCAGCGCGCGCGAGATCGTCGCCGCCTCAACCGCAGCCTGGCCATCTACGTCGGCGACGCGGACGAGGAGGCGCCTTCGCCGCGGGGGCTCGACCCCGCGGTGCTCCGCGCGCTCCCCGTGGTCGCCGTGGCCGTCGGCGCCGGGGACTGCGCGGTCTGCCTCGCCGAGTTCGAGCGCGGCGAGGAGGCGCGCGCGCTGCCGCGGTGCGGCCACCGGTTCCACGTCGAGTGCATCGATGCCTGGTTCCGCGGGAACTCCACGTGCCCCCTGTGCCGCGCCGCCGTCGAGGCGCCGGACGACGCCGTGGCCCATCCCGAGGTGCGCGTCGATGTGGCGGCCGACGACGACGCCGCGGCCAAGGGCGGAGTGCCGGTGATAATCGGGCGGCACGGATCTTGA
- the LOC119280864 gene encoding RING-H2 finger protein ATL5-like, with protein MGAHPSEYTGENLCHRRPELRACSSPEPVPPVPHVPKPNTGPVVEVDAPSSYATAGKLLFVAAGAFAAVLLALIALHLYNSGRRRRAREGRRLHRTLAIYVEAPSLRRLDPLDPAVLRALPVVAAAVGAGDCAVCLAEFERGEEARALPRCGHRFHVDCIDAWFRGNSTCPLCRAAVEAPDDAVARPEVRVDVAADDDAAAKGGAPAMSSGTDLDKTRRVSASTRPASF; from the coding sequence ATGGGCGCGCACCCCAGCGAATACACCGGCGAGAACCTATGCCACCGCCGCCCCGAACTCCGCGCATGCAGCAGCCCGGAACCAGTTCCACCGGTGCCACATGTGCCTAAGCCGAACACCGGTCCGGTGGTGGAGGTGGACGCTCCCTCGAGCTACGCCACGGCCGGCAAGCTCCTGTTCGTCGCGGCCGGGGCGTTCGCGGCCGTCCTCCTGGCCCTCATCGCCCTGCACCTCTACAACAgcggccggcgccggcgcgcgcgaGAGGGTCGCCGCCTCCACCGCACCCTGGCCATCTACGTCGAGGCGCCTTCGCTGCGGCGGCTCGACCCCCTCGACCCCGCGGTGCTCCGCGCGCTCCCCGTGGTCGCCGCGGCCGTCGGCGCCGGGGACTGCGCGGTCTGCCTCGCCGAGTTCGAGCGCGGCGAGGAGGCGCGCGCGCTGCCGCGGTGCGGCCACCGGTTCCACGTCGACTGCATCGACGCCTGGTTCCGCGGGAACTCCACGTGCCCCCTGTGCCGCGCCGCCGTCGAGGCGCCGGACGACGCCGTGGCCCGTCCCGAGGTGCGCGTCGATGTGGCGGCCGACGACGACGCCGCGGCCAAGGGCGGAGCGCCGGCGATGTCGAGCGGCACGGATCTTGACAAGACGAGGCGGGTCTCTGCTTCCACCCGACCCGCTTCCTTCTGA